One Pseudomonas fluorescens genomic region harbors:
- a CDS encoding extracellular solute-binding protein produces the protein MKIKSMRLAVSGLALSCLTAFSVHAAEPKQLFFYNWTDYYPVDLLAKFEKETGIKVTMDGYDSNETLLAKLQAGGAAYDVIVPSQSIMQTLIKQDLLMEIDAPSLSNFQYVKGPFRDPSFDPGRKFSAPYLWGTTGFSYDSARVPGGKLDDSWKEFFEPRKELQGQLAALDTSSSVINAASHYLNVDECSENPQDAKRILELLQKQKPFLKMYSSDNTVDRMASGEVIMMQNWNGSTARATLQKSTIKYVYPREGLAMFQDNFAVPKSAPHPGNAKIFIDWMMKPENAAAVSNAIAYANGIQSDSLLDPKWKVMDAINMPDEYASRLRPEKECSNKARELQDRIWSKLKG, from the coding sequence ATGAAAATCAAAAGCATGCGTCTGGCGGTATCCGGTCTGGCCCTGAGTTGTCTGACGGCATTCAGTGTTCACGCGGCCGAACCCAAACAGTTGTTTTTCTACAACTGGACCGACTACTACCCGGTCGATTTGCTGGCCAAGTTCGAGAAGGAAACCGGGATCAAAGTGACCATGGACGGTTACGACAGCAACGAAACCCTACTCGCCAAATTACAGGCCGGCGGCGCCGCGTATGACGTGATCGTGCCGTCGCAGTCGATCATGCAGACGCTGATCAAGCAGGACCTGCTGATGGAGATCGACGCGCCGAGCCTGAGCAATTTCCAGTACGTCAAAGGGCCGTTCCGCGATCCGAGTTTCGACCCGGGGCGCAAGTTTTCGGCGCCGTATCTGTGGGGCACCACCGGTTTTTCTTACGACAGCGCGCGGGTGCCGGGCGGCAAGCTGGATGATTCGTGGAAAGAATTCTTCGAGCCGCGCAAGGAGCTGCAAGGGCAGCTCGCCGCACTCGATACGTCGAGCAGCGTGATCAACGCCGCCAGCCATTATCTGAACGTCGACGAATGCAGCGAAAACCCGCAGGACGCCAAACGCATTCTCGAATTGCTGCAGAAGCAGAAACCGTTCCTGAAGATGTACAGCTCCGACAATACCGTCGATCGCATGGCCTCGGGCGAGGTGATCATGATGCAGAACTGGAACGGCTCCACCGCCCGCGCCACCTTGCAGAAAAGCACGATCAAGTACGTTTACCCGCGTGAAGGTCTGGCGATGTTCCAGGACAACTTCGCCGTGCCGAAAAGCGCACCGCATCCGGGTAACGCGAAGATCTTCATCGACTGGATGATGAAACCGGAGAACGCCGCAGCGGTTTCCAACGCTATCGCGTATGCCAACGGCATTCAGAGCGACTCGCTGCTCGACCCGAAATGGAAAGTCATGGACGCGATCAACATGCCCGACGAATACGCCTCGCGCCTGCGCCCGGAAAAGGAATGCAGCAACAAGGCGCGGGAGCTGCAGGATCGGATCTGGTCGAAGCTCAAGGGTTGA
- a CDS encoding flavin reductase family protein, which yields MHSFDFSQLSPREKYKILIGSVVPRPIALVTTIDGEGRVNAAPFSFFNALSADPPILALGVENYGDQSPKDTTRNIQLNQEFTVNIVSDALVEAMNVCAVPFAPGFDELTAAGLTAIAGTAVKCPRIGEAPVALECRRMMALNIGQSREIIFGEVLMAHVRDELIDPKTLYIDQLGLDAIGRMGGHGYARTRDYFDLPTRSLQAWTEAPGGGERFWPSAK from the coding sequence ATGCACAGTTTCGATTTCAGCCAACTCAGCCCGCGGGAAAAATACAAAATCCTCATCGGCAGCGTCGTGCCCCGGCCGATTGCGCTGGTAACCACCATCGACGGCGAAGGCCGAGTGAATGCCGCACCGTTCAGCTTCTTCAATGCACTGTCGGCGGATCCACCGATCCTGGCGCTTGGCGTCGAAAATTACGGCGATCAGAGCCCGAAAGACACCACGCGCAATATTCAGTTGAACCAGGAATTCACCGTGAACATCGTCAGCGATGCGCTGGTGGAGGCGATGAACGTCTGTGCGGTGCCGTTCGCACCCGGTTTCGATGAGCTGACGGCGGCGGGCCTGACCGCGATTGCGGGTACCGCAGTGAAATGCCCGCGCATTGGCGAAGCGCCGGTCGCGTTGGAGTGCCGCCGGATGATGGCGCTGAACATCGGTCAGTCGCGGGAAATCATTTTTGGCGAGGTGTTGATGGCGCATGTGCGCGATGAATTGATCGACCCGAAAACGCTGTATATCGACCAGTTGGGGCTGGATGCCATCGGCCGCATGGGCGGCCACGGTTATGCGCGAACCCGCGACTACTTCGACCTGCCGACCCGCTCGTTGCAAGCGTGGACGGAAGCGCCGGGCGGCGGCGAACGGTTTTGGCCTTCTGCCAAATAA
- a CDS encoding amidohydrolase family protein — MKRIGLKASCVVGFDGTQHVLWRDGEVVFGGSRIEFVGRGYAGPVDQWIDYGNALIGPGFIDLDALGDLDSTVLTLDNDDERGMGRMWSADYLAAGPRETYSPEQERFKYRYAFTQLIRNGITTAMPITSMYYREWAETYDEFAGVAAIAGELGLRTYLGPCYMSGMSYWQADGTLGHHWDEARGLAGLDAAERFFKDFDGAHDGLIRGALLPDRIQTCSPALLQRTSALSRELNAPMRLHCCQGLGEVAMVEQLRGASPLGWLQQLDLLTPRSLLPHGIYTDGDDDLQRVIDGGASLVHCPLVFARDGEALDSFGRYRAKGINFALGTDTWPADLLENMRHGLNIARLMEGGPSLTSGLDLYNAATLGGARALGRDDLGRLAPGAKADITVFSLRGMHLGPLFDPLKNLLLAGRGDDCIASYIDGRCVMHDGQVNGIDYLALQRQAQRQYETLMRSHSDRASGRPDWKTLFQPAIPFADDYSLNAPLSAIDPLA; from the coding sequence GTGAAGCGTATTGGCCTGAAAGCCAGTTGCGTAGTCGGCTTCGACGGCACGCAACATGTGCTGTGGCGCGACGGCGAAGTGGTGTTCGGCGGTTCGCGCATCGAGTTTGTCGGGCGCGGTTACGCGGGGCCGGTAGATCAATGGATCGACTATGGCAATGCGTTGATCGGCCCCGGATTCATCGATCTGGACGCCCTCGGCGATCTTGATTCGACGGTACTGACCCTCGATAACGACGATGAGCGCGGCATGGGCCGCATGTGGTCGGCGGACTATCTAGCGGCCGGTCCGCGCGAGACGTACAGCCCGGAACAAGAGCGTTTCAAATACCGCTACGCCTTTACCCAATTGATCCGCAATGGCATCACCACGGCGATGCCGATCACCTCGATGTACTACCGCGAGTGGGCGGAAACCTACGATGAATTTGCCGGGGTCGCCGCCATTGCCGGCGAACTCGGGCTGCGCACCTACCTCGGCCCCTGCTACATGAGCGGCATGAGCTACTGGCAGGCCGACGGCACCCTCGGCCATCACTGGGATGAGGCCCGCGGACTCGCCGGGCTCGATGCCGCTGAGCGATTCTTCAAGGATTTCGACGGCGCCCACGACGGCTTGATTCGCGGTGCGCTGTTGCCGGATCGCATCCAGACCTGCAGCCCAGCGTTGTTGCAACGCACGTCGGCTTTGAGCCGCGAACTGAATGCGCCGATGCGCCTGCATTGCTGTCAGGGCCTGGGCGAAGTGGCGATGGTCGAGCAATTGCGCGGCGCTTCGCCGCTGGGCTGGTTGCAGCAACTGGATTTGCTCACCCCGCGTAGTCTGCTGCCGCACGGCATTTACACCGACGGCGACGACGACCTGCAGCGGGTGATCGACGGCGGCGCGAGTCTGGTGCATTGCCCATTGGTGTTCGCTCGCGATGGCGAAGCACTGGACTCGTTCGGCCGTTACCGCGCCAAAGGCATCAATTTTGCCCTGGGCACGGACACCTGGCCGGCCGATTTGCTGGAGAACATGCGTCACGGTCTGAACATTGCGCGGCTCATGGAGGGCGGCCCTTCACTGACCAGCGGCCTCGACCTGTACAACGCTGCGACGCTTGGCGGCGCTCGGGCGCTGGGCCGTGATGACCTTGGCCGTCTGGCCCCCGGTGCGAAAGCCGACATTACTGTGTTCAGCCTGCGCGGCATGCATTTGGGGCCGCTGTTCGATCCGCTGAAAAACCTGCTGTTGGCGGGGCGCGGCGACGACTGCATCGCCAGTTACATCGACGGTCGATGTGTGATGCACGACGGTCAGGTCAACGGCATCGACTACCTCGCACTGCAACGCCAGGCGCAGCGCCAATACGAAACGCTGATGCGCAGCCACAGCGACCGGGCGTCCGGAAGACCGGACTGGAAAACCCTGTTCCAGCCGGCCATTCCATTCGCCGACGACTACAGCCTCAATGCGCCATTGAGCGCGATCGATCCCCTCGCCTAG
- a CDS encoding amidohydrolase family protein: MTQPHWLRNVRPYGAPAEDLLIDHGRFSQRRPASNAPLAASDIDGQNRLLTAALVESHVHLDKTLYGQPWRPNSAGPTLKDYISNERRILREVTAPIAERAGALLENCIARGSLTMRCHVDIDPEFGLRHVEAMQQLRERYKDLIDLQLVVFPQTGLISRPGTAELMREAMALGVENVGGLDPCGIDNDPIAQLDFVFKLAAEFARGVDIHLHDKGELGLWQIALIADYTERFNLQNRVMISHAYCLGMLPWAQVKPVAERLAALGISLMSSAPADCAVPPFLALRESGVNVCLGSDGIRDAWSPMGNGDMLERAMLLAFRFDLGKDDELAAAFEAATVNGARALGAEDYGFGVGHRADFLLMPVETLGEAVVARPMREVYRGGELIASGGRLLSSRL, encoded by the coding sequence ATGACCCAACCACACTGGCTCCGCAACGTGCGCCCCTACGGAGCCCCAGCCGAAGACCTGCTGATCGACCACGGCCGGTTCAGCCAACGCCGCCCGGCCAGCAATGCGCCGCTGGCCGCGAGCGACATCGACGGGCAAAACCGTTTGCTGACCGCGGCGCTGGTCGAAAGCCACGTGCACCTCGACAAAACCCTCTACGGCCAACCCTGGCGCCCGAACAGTGCCGGGCCGACGCTCAAGGATTACATCAGCAATGAGCGGCGCATCCTGCGTGAAGTCACAGCGCCAATCGCCGAGCGTGCCGGCGCGCTGCTGGAAAACTGCATCGCTCGCGGCTCGCTGACGATGCGCTGTCATGTCGACATCGATCCTGAATTCGGTCTGCGTCACGTCGAAGCCATGCAGCAATTGCGCGAACGCTACAAGGATCTCATCGACCTGCAACTGGTGGTCTTCCCGCAAACCGGCCTGATCAGTCGCCCCGGCACCGCCGAACTGATGCGCGAAGCGATGGCGCTGGGCGTGGAAAACGTTGGCGGTCTCGACCCGTGCGGTATCGACAATGACCCGATCGCTCAGCTGGATTTCGTCTTCAAACTGGCGGCTGAATTCGCTCGCGGCGTGGATATTCATCTGCACGACAAAGGCGAACTGGGCCTCTGGCAGATCGCGCTGATTGCCGACTACACCGAGCGTTTCAACTTGCAGAACCGGGTGATGATCAGCCACGCCTATTGCCTCGGCATGCTGCCTTGGGCGCAGGTCAAACCGGTCGCAGAACGCTTGGCGGCGTTGGGCATTTCCCTGATGAGTTCGGCACCGGCCGACTGCGCAGTGCCGCCGTTTCTGGCGCTGCGCGAAAGCGGCGTGAATGTCTGCCTGGGCTCCGACGGGATCCGCGATGCGTGGTCGCCGATGGGCAATGGCGACATGCTCGAGCGGGCGATGTTGTTGGCGTTTCGCTTTGATCTGGGCAAGGACGATGAACTGGCGGCGGCATTCGAGGCGGCGACCGTGAATGGCGCGCGGGCGCTGGGCGCCGAGGACTATGGGTTCGGTGTCGGGCATCGTGCGGACTTTCTGTTGATGCCGGTCGAAACTCTCGGCGAAGCAGTCGTCGCGCGACCGATGCGTGAGGTTTACCGCGGCGGTGAATTGATCGCCAGCGGCGGGCGCTTGCTGAGCAGCCGCTTGTGA